In Nocardioides conyzicola, one genomic interval encodes:
- a CDS encoding DNA polymerase Y family protein — protein MVVWCPDWPVVAALADEGLPTHLPAAVFHANLVQASNAASRALGVRRGMRRRDAQSRCPELKVYAATPERDARTFETVLAAVEEQHPGVAPLRPGMAALRAPARVRGGEPAAAAVLAERLVGLGVWDSRVGVADELFTAEQAARRASAQDCHVIAPGESVAFLRELPVDVIEDSVEGREAISLLKRLGLRSLGDLADLPAAAVRDRFGSKVAWVHRVVGGAGATPLTTRTPPPELARHVDFEPPLDNAETISFSVRQTADRVVAGLAAQQLVCTEVRIEAFCEGTSYDDPSSAREWLHPRWFTAADLVDRLHWQLQGGFRGGDIRAPINRVLFTPVTVVPDAVHADGLWGGTDERVQRGIARVQGMLGHEAVVVPVLQGGRAPADRQTLVPWGERPTGLRPAAHPWPGSIPPPAPARVFSSPWPAEVVAGSGRPVAVDARGAVLGEPARFRPEPRGGWHPVASWAGPWAVEELWWEPGARRVARFQVVGVDGRAWLMTWEAPGSWWTEAAYD, from the coding sequence ATGGTCGTCTGGTGCCCGGACTGGCCGGTGGTCGCCGCGCTGGCCGACGAGGGCCTGCCCACCCACCTGCCGGCTGCGGTCTTCCACGCCAACCTCGTGCAGGCGAGCAACGCCGCCTCCCGCGCCCTCGGCGTACGCCGGGGGATGCGGCGTCGGGACGCGCAGTCCCGGTGCCCCGAGCTGAAGGTCTACGCGGCGACGCCCGAGCGGGACGCCCGGACGTTCGAGACGGTGCTGGCCGCGGTCGAGGAGCAGCACCCCGGGGTGGCCCCGTTGCGCCCGGGGATGGCCGCGCTGCGCGCCCCTGCGCGGGTCCGCGGCGGTGAGCCGGCCGCGGCAGCCGTGCTCGCCGAGCGCCTGGTCGGGCTCGGGGTCTGGGACTCCCGGGTGGGGGTCGCCGACGAGCTGTTCACCGCCGAGCAGGCGGCCCGGCGCGCCAGCGCGCAGGACTGCCACGTCATCGCACCGGGGGAGTCGGTGGCGTTCCTGCGCGAGCTGCCGGTCGACGTGATCGAGGACTCCGTAGAGGGCAGGGAGGCGATCAGCCTGCTCAAGCGCCTCGGCCTGCGCAGCCTCGGCGACCTCGCCGACCTGCCGGCCGCCGCCGTGCGCGACCGGTTCGGCAGCAAGGTCGCGTGGGTGCACCGGGTGGTGGGCGGTGCGGGCGCCACGCCCCTCACCACCCGCACCCCGCCGCCCGAGCTGGCCCGGCACGTCGACTTCGAGCCCCCGCTCGACAACGCCGAGACGATCAGCTTCAGCGTCCGGCAGACCGCCGACCGGGTGGTCGCCGGGCTGGCCGCCCAGCAGCTGGTCTGCACCGAGGTGCGGATCGAGGCGTTCTGCGAGGGCACGTCGTACGACGACCCCTCGTCGGCGCGCGAGTGGCTGCACCCGCGGTGGTTCACCGCCGCCGACCTGGTCGACCGGCTGCACTGGCAGCTGCAGGGTGGGTTCAGAGGTGGCGACATCCGGGCGCCGATCAACCGGGTGCTGTTCACGCCGGTGACCGTCGTGCCCGACGCGGTGCACGCCGACGGGCTCTGGGGTGGCACCGACGAACGCGTGCAGCGCGGCATCGCCCGGGTCCAGGGCATGCTCGGCCACGAGGCGGTCGTCGTCCCCGTGCTCCAGGGCGGCCGGGCCCCGGCCGACCGCCAGACGCTGGTGCCGTGGGGCGAGCGGCCGACCGGGCTGCGGCCGGCCGCGCACCCGTGGCCGGGCAGCATCCCGCCGCCGGCGCCCGCCCGGGTCTTCTCCAGCCCCTGGCCCGCGGAGGTCGTCGCCGGCAGCGGACGACCGGTCGCGGTCGACGCGCGTGGCGCGGTGCTCGGCGAGCCGGCCCGGTTCCGGCCCGAACCCCGCGGCGGGTGGCACCCCGTCGCGTCCTGGGCCGGGCCGTGGGCGGTCGAGGAGCTCTGGTGGGAGCCGGGCGCGAGGCGGGTCGCCCGCTTCCAGGTCGTCGGCGTCGACGGGCGGGCCTGGCTGATGACCTGGGAGGCCCCCGGGTCCTGGTGGACCGAAGCTGCGTACGACTGA
- a CDS encoding AMP-dependent synthetase/ligase, which translates to MTAQASPSPSIDASFVDHLTPNVAVQFLDRVAASADHEAYRFPRGETWESVTWRQAGDTVERLAAGLLSLGIESEQRVGIAAATRYEWILADLAVMCAGGATTTVYPTTNAEDTTYILSDAECRVVFAEDDEQVAKLTANKAELPHVVKVVTFDGATDGDWVIGLDDLAELGDAYLAEHPGVVEETAKAISPDALATLIYTSGTTGRPKGVRLLHRAWVYEGTAIQVQNILDESDLQFLWLPMAHSFGKVLLSAQLACGFATAIDGRVDKIVENLGIVKPTFMGAAPRIFEKAYARIVTMQAAEGGVKEKLFLKAFQVGIKVDGLKRDGKKVPLLLALQKDLFDKLVFSKVRERFGGRVRFFISGSAALNAEIAAWFHAAGILILEGYGMTENAAGATVNHPDDYKMGTVGPALPGAEVKIGENDEVMLRGPHIMAGYHNLPEETAKTLTSDGWLHTGDKGSLDADGFLTITGRIKELFKTSGGKYVAPPAIESKFKAICPYVSQFLVFGSERNFVSALITLDPDAMAGWADENGQGGKDYTEVVKSDAVHKMVGDYVEELNGKLNRWETIKKWEILDHDLTIESGELTPSMKVKRNVVEDNNKDLIDSFYS; encoded by the coding sequence ATGACCGCCCAGGCCAGTCCCAGTCCATCGATCGACGCCAGCTTCGTCGATCACCTGACCCCGAACGTCGCGGTGCAGTTCCTCGACCGCGTCGCCGCATCCGCCGACCACGAGGCCTACCGCTTCCCCCGCGGTGAGACCTGGGAGTCGGTCACCTGGCGCCAGGCGGGCGACACCGTCGAGCGCCTCGCCGCCGGCCTGCTCTCGCTCGGGATCGAGTCCGAGCAGCGCGTCGGCATCGCGGCGGCGACCCGCTACGAGTGGATCCTCGCCGACCTCGCCGTGATGTGCGCCGGCGGTGCGACCACCACCGTCTACCCGACGACCAACGCCGAGGACACGACGTACATCCTCTCCGACGCGGAGTGCCGCGTCGTGTTCGCCGAGGACGACGAGCAGGTCGCCAAGCTCACCGCCAACAAGGCCGAGCTGCCGCACGTCGTCAAGGTGGTGACCTTCGACGGCGCGACCGACGGCGACTGGGTCATCGGCCTCGACGACCTGGCCGAGCTGGGCGACGCCTACCTCGCCGAGCACCCCGGCGTCGTCGAGGAGACCGCGAAGGCGATCTCGCCCGACGCGCTCGCGACGCTGATCTACACCTCCGGCACTACCGGCCGGCCCAAGGGCGTGCGGCTGCTGCACCGCGCGTGGGTCTACGAGGGCACCGCGATCCAGGTCCAGAACATCCTCGACGAGAGCGACCTGCAGTTCCTGTGGCTGCCGATGGCCCACTCGTTCGGCAAGGTGCTGCTGTCCGCGCAGCTCGCCTGCGGCTTCGCGACGGCGATCGACGGCCGCGTCGACAAGATCGTGGAGAACCTCGGCATCGTGAAGCCGACGTTCATGGGTGCCGCCCCGCGCATCTTCGAGAAGGCGTACGCCCGGATCGTGACGATGCAGGCCGCCGAGGGCGGGGTGAAGGAGAAGCTCTTCCTCAAGGCCTTCCAGGTCGGCATCAAGGTCGACGGGCTCAAGCGCGACGGCAAGAAGGTCCCGCTGCTGCTGGCGCTGCAGAAGGACCTCTTCGACAAGCTGGTCTTCAGCAAGGTGCGCGAGCGCTTCGGGGGACGGGTGCGGTTCTTCATCTCCGGCTCCGCCGCGCTCAACGCCGAGATCGCGGCGTGGTTCCACGCCGCGGGCATCCTCATCCTCGAGGGCTACGGCATGACCGAGAACGCCGCCGGCGCCACGGTCAACCACCCCGACGACTACAAGATGGGCACCGTCGGCCCCGCGCTGCCGGGCGCCGAGGTCAAGATCGGCGAGAACGACGAGGTCATGCTGCGCGGGCCGCACATCATGGCGGGCTACCACAACCTCCCCGAGGAGACCGCGAAGACGCTGACGTCCGACGGGTGGCTGCACACCGGCGACAAGGGCAGCCTCGACGCCGACGGCTTCCTCACCATCACCGGCCGGATCAAGGAGCTCTTCAAGACCTCCGGCGGCAAGTACGTCGCGCCGCCGGCGATCGAGTCGAAGTTCAAGGCGATCTGTCCCTACGTCAGCCAGTTCCTGGTCTTCGGCAGCGAGCGCAACTTCGTGAGCGCGCTGATCACCCTCGACCCGGACGCGATGGCGGGCTGGGCGGACGAGAACGGCCAGGGCGGCAAGGACTACACCGAGGTTGTGAAGTCCGACGCGGTCCACAAGATGGTCGGCGACTACGTCGAGGAGCTCAACGGCAAGCTCAACCGCTGGGAGACCATCAAGAAGTGGGAGATCCTCGACCACGACCTGACGATCGAGTCCGGTGAGCTCACCCCCTCGATGAAGGTCAAGCGCAACGTCGTCGAGGACAACAACAAGGACCTGATCGACTCGTTCTACAGCTGA
- a CDS encoding MOSC domain-containing protein: MPSIVSVNVGTPRAAEWAEIGRTSIAKHAVTGAVHVGLLGIDGDQVSDRRHHGGIDQAVYAFAREDLDWWAGELGQEIPDGQFGENLTTLGIDVNEAEIGERWQVGEALLEVRSVRTPCNDFKNWMGLSGYDNAAWVRRFAQVGRPGPYLKVLGEGAIRAGDELSVIYEPGHGVTVSMMYRAISTEPALLPRLLDVPDLLPKARARAEQYVAAAGAGRPR, from the coding sequence ATGCCCTCGATCGTCTCCGTCAACGTCGGCACCCCTCGCGCGGCGGAGTGGGCCGAGATCGGTCGGACGTCGATCGCGAAGCACGCCGTGACGGGCGCCGTCCACGTGGGGCTGCTCGGCATCGACGGCGACCAGGTCTCGGACCGCCGGCACCACGGTGGGATCGACCAGGCGGTGTACGCCTTCGCCCGCGAGGACCTGGACTGGTGGGCCGGAGAGCTCGGGCAGGAGATCCCGGACGGGCAGTTCGGCGAGAACCTCACCACGCTGGGGATCGACGTCAACGAGGCCGAGATCGGTGAGCGCTGGCAGGTCGGCGAGGCGCTCCTCGAGGTGCGCTCCGTCCGCACGCCGTGCAACGACTTCAAGAACTGGATGGGTCTCAGCGGCTACGACAACGCCGCGTGGGTCAGGCGGTTCGCCCAGGTCGGCCGCCCCGGCCCGTACCTGAAGGTGCTGGGGGAGGGGGCGATCCGGGCCGGCGACGAGCTGTCGGTCATCTACGAGCCCGGGCACGGCGTGACCGTGTCGATGATGTACCGGGCGATCAGCACGGAGCCGGCGCTGCTGCCGCGGCTGCTCGACGTACCGGATCTGCTGCCGAAGGCGCGGGCGAGGGCCGAACAGTACGTCGCCGCCGCCGGAGCGGGTCGGCCGAGATGA
- a CDS encoding exopolysaccharide biosynthesis polyprenyl glycosylphosphotransferase, with protein sequence MRAGLIDVLPWLRSIRPALTLIDPIAVVIAGLLVHESADPLALAGAALAAALVCRGSDLHRSRLVLSVVEDLPRLALAAGGAALMLAALTSAVAITTIAVFGAATLVLMVLLRSSVYALAHHQRRSGRSAHPVIIVGAGAVGQRLAGTFLHREELGLRPVGIIDTSADLTSRDLPVPLLGETDALEQAMAALGVDDVIFAFPEPPDDKMIELVRRCVQADHQVFVVPRFFEMMGLDHHRRTEVIGDVAVMRLRRWGLRPHSMLAKRAVDVVLSGIALLLLSPVLLACAVAVRLETGPGVIFKQTRVGRAGRPFTLFKFRSLKPLNTAESATQWSIDHDDRLGPVGRLLRRTSLDELPQLINVLRGDMSLVGPRPERPFFVREFSKATVRYDERHRVQTGLTGWAQVHDLRGDTSIDARVRFDNYYIENWSLWTDLKIMCRTVLAIIRHSPDTRAPMLHLPAAPAAPELPAPSGAVEPVTPHVLHVSMPTTEGVANVLMGYVRDQVARGWRVTVACPSSGWLAEAARSCGADVVRWEATRNPGPSVVREIRRLRRIVNNTRPDVVHLHSAKAGMVGRLLLRGVVPTIYQPHAWSFQAVRGPMRRATTSWERFAQRWTTELVCVSRSERAVAELVGISTATTISPNGVDLERFRPAARLERTQARRRLGLADVPTVVCVGRLAEQKGQHDLLDAWAGVRERVPDAHLVLVGDGPDRAVLEARTAGRRDVDLVGVRSDVDTWFAAADVIAAPSHWEGMAVAPLEAMASGRSVVATAVEGMAESMPRGGGLIVEIGDVDALADGIADRLLDPDLADREGAVAQEHVAAHHDVNSSARDVARLTMRQYHRGRGTGDVLMGLEPMALTSPRAGARR encoded by the coding sequence GTGCGCGCAGGACTGATCGACGTACTTCCGTGGCTCAGGAGCATCCGCCCGGCACTCACCCTGATCGACCCGATCGCGGTCGTGATCGCGGGCCTGCTGGTCCACGAGTCGGCCGATCCCCTGGCCCTCGCCGGCGCAGCGCTGGCCGCCGCCCTCGTCTGCCGCGGGTCCGACCTGCACCGCTCGCGCCTCGTGCTCTCCGTGGTCGAGGACCTGCCCCGGCTCGCCCTCGCAGCGGGCGGCGCGGCGCTCATGCTGGCCGCACTGACCTCGGCCGTCGCGATCACCACGATCGCCGTCTTCGGCGCCGCCACCCTGGTGCTGATGGTCCTGCTCCGCTCGAGCGTCTACGCCCTCGCCCACCACCAGCGGCGCAGCGGACGCAGCGCGCACCCGGTGATCATCGTCGGCGCGGGTGCCGTGGGGCAGCGGCTGGCCGGCACGTTCCTGCACCGCGAGGAGCTCGGCCTGCGACCCGTCGGGATCATCGACACCTCGGCCGACCTCACCTCCCGCGACCTGCCGGTCCCGCTGCTCGGCGAGACCGACGCGCTGGAGCAGGCGATGGCCGCCCTCGGCGTCGACGACGTCATCTTCGCCTTCCCCGAGCCGCCCGACGACAAGATGATCGAGCTCGTCCGCCGCTGCGTGCAGGCCGACCACCAGGTCTTCGTGGTCCCGCGCTTCTTCGAGATGATGGGTCTCGACCACCACCGGCGCACCGAGGTCATCGGCGACGTCGCCGTGATGCGCCTGCGTCGCTGGGGCCTGCGGCCGCACTCGATGCTCGCCAAGCGTGCCGTCGACGTCGTCCTGTCCGGCATCGCCCTGCTGCTGCTCTCGCCGGTGCTGCTGGCCTGCGCGGTCGCCGTACGCCTCGAGACCGGACCGGGCGTCATCTTCAAGCAGACCCGGGTCGGACGCGCCGGCCGGCCGTTCACGCTCTTCAAGTTCCGCTCGCTCAAGCCGCTCAACACCGCGGAGAGCGCCACCCAGTGGTCGATCGACCACGACGACCGGCTCGGCCCGGTCGGCCGCCTCCTGCGGCGCACCAGCCTCGACGAGCTGCCCCAGCTGATCAACGTGCTGCGCGGCGACATGAGCCTGGTCGGACCGCGCCCGGAGCGCCCGTTCTTCGTGCGGGAGTTCTCCAAGGCCACCGTGCGGTACGACGAGCGGCACCGCGTCCAGACCGGCCTGACCGGCTGGGCGCAGGTGCACGACCTGCGCGGCGACACCTCGATCGACGCCCGGGTGCGGTTCGACAACTACTACATCGAGAACTGGTCGCTCTGGACCGACCTCAAGATCATGTGCCGCACCGTCCTCGCGATCATCCGGCACTCCCCCGACACCCGCGCGCCGATGCTGCACCTGCCGGCGGCGCCCGCCGCTCCCGAGCTGCCGGCACCGTCCGGCGCCGTGGAGCCGGTGACCCCGCACGTGCTGCACGTGTCCATGCCGACCACCGAGGGCGTCGCCAACGTGCTCATGGGCTACGTCCGCGACCAGGTCGCCCGGGGGTGGCGGGTCACCGTCGCGTGCCCCAGCTCGGGCTGGCTCGCCGAGGCCGCGCGATCCTGCGGGGCGGACGTCGTGCGGTGGGAGGCCACCCGCAACCCGGGCCCGAGCGTCGTGCGCGAGATCCGCCGGCTGCGTCGGATCGTCAACAACACCCGTCCCGACGTCGTCCACCTGCACAGCGCGAAGGCCGGGATGGTCGGGCGGCTGCTGCTGCGCGGCGTCGTGCCGACGATCTACCAGCCGCACGCCTGGTCGTTCCAGGCCGTCCGGGGCCCGATGCGACGGGCCACGACCTCCTGGGAGCGGTTCGCGCAGCGCTGGACCACCGAGCTGGTCTGCGTGAGCCGCAGCGAGCGTGCCGTCGCCGAGCTGGTCGGCATCTCCACCGCCACCACCATCTCGCCCAACGGCGTCGACCTCGAGCGGTTCCGCCCCGCGGCCCGGCTCGAGCGCACCCAGGCACGGCGCCGGCTCGGCCTCGCCGACGTCCCGACGGTCGTCTGCGTCGGCCGGCTCGCGGAGCAGAAGGGTCAGCACGACCTGCTCGACGCCTGGGCCGGCGTCCGTGAACGCGTCCCGGACGCCCACCTCGTGCTCGTCGGCGACGGGCCGGACCGGGCCGTCCTCGAGGCGCGTACGGCGGGCCGCCGCGACGTCGACCTGGTCGGGGTCCGCTCCGACGTCGACACCTGGTTCGCCGCCGCCGACGTGATCGCCGCCCCGTCCCACTGGGAGGGGATGGCCGTCGCGCCGCTCGAGGCGATGGCGTCGGGCCGCAGCGTCGTCGCGACCGCCGTCGAGGGGATGGCCGAGTCGATGCCCCGCGGCGGTGGGCTGATCGTCGAGATCGGCGACGTCGACGCCCTGGCCGACGGCATCGCGGACCGGCTCCTGGACCCCGACCTCGCCGACCGCGAGGGTGCCGTCGCGCAGGAGCACGTCGCGGCCCACCACGACGTCAACTCGTCCGCCCGCGACGTGGCCCGCCTGACGATGCGTCAGTACCACCGGGGCCGCGGCACCGGCGATGTGCTGATGGGTCTGGAGCCGATGGCGCTCACCTCGCCGCGGGCCGGGGCTCGCCGGTGA
- the galE gene encoding UDP-glucose 4-epimerase GalE: MTVLVTGGAGYIGSHVVRELEQRTEVVVVDDLSSGSADRVRGHEVVVLDLADQSAPGRLQEVMSTRGVDAVVHLAARKQVGESVQRPAWYYQQNVGGLANVLLAMERAEVRELVFSSSAAVYGDVATGGRPVREDDPCQPVSPYGQTKLVGEWMCRAAGEAWDLRWTALRYFNVAGAATPELGDPAATNLIPLVLRAVVAGQRPQIFGADYDTPDGTCLRDYVHVQDLARAHIAALEHVGSAGYGTTSHREFNVGTGHGSSVSEVVSEIRRATGRTTDAEVVSRRPGDPASVVADPGRIRADLDWSAEHGLDEMVASAWRAWPHGHARVS; this comes from the coding sequence GTGACCGTCCTGGTGACGGGTGGTGCCGGCTACATCGGCTCCCACGTCGTGCGCGAGCTCGAGCAGCGCACCGAGGTGGTCGTCGTCGACGACCTCTCCTCCGGCAGCGCCGACCGGGTCCGTGGTCACGAGGTGGTCGTCCTGGACCTGGCGGACCAGTCCGCTCCTGGGCGGCTGCAGGAGGTCATGAGCACCCGCGGCGTCGACGCGGTGGTCCACCTGGCCGCGCGCAAGCAGGTGGGAGAGTCCGTGCAGCGGCCGGCCTGGTACTACCAGCAGAACGTCGGCGGCCTCGCCAACGTCTTGCTGGCGATGGAGCGCGCCGAGGTCCGGGAGCTCGTCTTCTCGTCCTCGGCGGCCGTGTACGGCGACGTCGCCACCGGCGGCCGTCCGGTCCGCGAGGACGACCCGTGCCAGCCGGTCAGCCCCTACGGCCAGACGAAGCTGGTCGGCGAGTGGATGTGCCGGGCGGCGGGCGAGGCCTGGGACCTGCGGTGGACGGCGCTGCGCTACTTCAACGTCGCCGGCGCTGCCACGCCCGAGCTCGGCGACCCGGCCGCCACCAACCTGATCCCCCTGGTCCTGCGGGCGGTCGTCGCCGGTCAGCGGCCGCAGATCTTCGGCGCCGACTACGACACCCCCGACGGGACCTGCCTGCGTGACTACGTGCACGTCCAGGACCTGGCCCGGGCGCACATCGCCGCCCTGGAGCACGTCGGCTCAGCCGGCTACGGCACGACGTCGCACCGCGAGTTCAACGTCGGCACCGGTCACGGCTCCTCGGTCTCGGAGGTCGTCTCGGAGATCCGGCGGGCGACCGGCCGGACCACGGACGCCGAGGTCGTGAGCCGCAGGCCGGGCGACCCGGCGTCCGTGGTCGCCGACCCCGGCCGGATCCGTGCCGACCTCGACTGGAGTGCCGAGCACGGCCTCGACGAGATGGTCGCGTCGGCCTGGCGTGCGTGGCCGCACGGCCACGCACGCGTGTCCTGA
- a CDS encoding glycosyltransferase family 4 protein gives MRALTVIAEMGTGGAESVVADLAGHLVATGHEACVASNGGWRADALAADGVATLAVPLRASGPARLGCAVARIRRETAARPVDVVHAHNVRASVAAHLGTRAARRSRPPLVTTVHGLADGDYARAVKVLAVSDLVVAVSDDVAERLVAGGLDEARLRVVENAVPPAPSRAGARDEVRRELGLDPSSSVALCVARLATPKRVDLLLEAWADVPDAVLLVVGDGADREALVRRAAPLGQRVRFLGERHDVARLLPAADLLVLPSDREGLPMAVLEALAAGVPVVASAVGGIPQLGADVVELVAPRRADALAVGVRRLLDDPARRAAQAAAGRTLVGRRFSSARMQAEYADLYQDAINRGRTTTVTES, from the coding sequence ATGCGCGCGCTGACCGTGATCGCGGAGATGGGCACCGGCGGGGCCGAGAGCGTCGTCGCCGACCTCGCCGGCCACCTGGTCGCCACCGGCCACGAGGCCTGCGTCGCCAGCAACGGCGGCTGGCGCGCCGATGCGCTCGCCGCCGACGGAGTCGCGACCCTCGCCGTACCTCTCCGGGCCAGTGGCCCGGCCCGCCTCGGCTGCGCCGTCGCCCGGATCCGGCGCGAGACCGCGGCGCGTCCGGTCGACGTCGTGCACGCCCACAACGTCCGGGCCAGCGTCGCCGCGCACCTCGGCACCCGCGCCGCCCGGCGGTCGCGGCCGCCGCTGGTCACCACCGTTCACGGGCTCGCGGACGGCGACTACGCCCGGGCGGTCAAGGTGCTCGCGGTCAGCGACCTGGTCGTCGCCGTCTCCGACGACGTCGCCGAGCGCCTGGTCGCGGGAGGGCTGGACGAGGCACGGCTGAGGGTCGTGGAGAACGCCGTGCCGCCCGCACCGTCGAGGGCCGGCGCGCGCGACGAGGTACGCCGGGAGCTCGGCCTCGACCCGTCGTCGTCGGTCGCGCTGTGCGTGGCCCGCCTGGCCACCCCGAAGCGGGTCGACCTGCTCCTCGAGGCGTGGGCCGACGTGCCGGACGCCGTCCTGCTCGTCGTCGGCGACGGCGCGGACCGCGAGGCGCTCGTCCGCCGGGCGGCACCGCTCGGGCAGCGGGTGCGGTTCCTCGGCGAGCGGCACGACGTGGCCCGGCTGCTGCCGGCCGCCGACCTGCTCGTGCTGCCCAGCGACCGCGAGGGACTGCCGATGGCGGTGCTCGAGGCGCTGGCCGCCGGGGTGCCCGTGGTCGCGAGCGCCGTCGGCGGGATCCCGCAGCTCGGGGCCGACGTCGTCGAGCTGGTCGCGCCCCGGCGCGCGGACGCCCTGGCGGTCGGCGTACGCCGGCTGCTGGACGACCCGGCTCGCCGGGCCGCGCAGGCCGCGGCCGGGCGCACCCTCGTGGGCCGCAGGTTCTCGTCGGCGCGGATGCAGGCCGAGTACGCCGATCTCTACCAGGACGCAATCAATAGGGGGCGCACGACGACCGTAACTGAATCGTGA
- a CDS encoding glycosyltransferase family 4 protein encodes MTRIVQVTTQTSGGPAEHAVDVAVGLAARGHDSHVVGPRTPRSDAATAAGVTWHDVPVVSKRDLRGGVASARRLRALRPDVVHLQDRRAGWLGRALAPTLRARQGRTGVVYTLHGVADGLSDLVAGNARAAERRRRDGWYYLTGERAITRWGRGRVVVPSAAVAAYAVEHVGLPPGIVDVVPNGVDPRRFGGHRSTTGDPVAVWVGVLAPVKRVDLLLDAVAAVPRLRLLVVGDGPLRGEVERRCEASDLAGRVELAGWVDDPAASLASADLYALTSDAENCPLSLLEAMATGLPVVATTVGGVPEVVRDGVDGLLCPAGDVGAVAGALGRLTAEPYLRTMFGAAARERILDGYTLDHCVDGLLATYAASRGGA; translated from the coding sequence GTGACGCGGATCGTGCAGGTCACCACCCAGACGTCCGGCGGGCCGGCCGAGCACGCCGTCGACGTCGCGGTCGGGCTGGCCGCACGCGGCCACGACAGCCACGTCGTCGGTCCGCGGACCCCGCGGTCCGACGCGGCGACCGCCGCCGGCGTCACCTGGCACGACGTGCCCGTCGTCTCGAAGCGCGACCTCCGCGGCGGTGTCGCGAGCGCCCGCCGGCTGCGCGCGCTGCGTCCCGACGTCGTCCACCTCCAGGACCGGCGTGCGGGCTGGCTCGGGCGTGCCCTCGCCCCGACGCTGCGGGCCCGCCAGGGTCGGACCGGCGTCGTCTACACCCTGCACGGCGTCGCCGACGGCCTGTCCGACCTCGTCGCCGGCAACGCCCGGGCCGCGGAGCGGCGCCGCCGGGACGGTTGGTACTACCTCACCGGCGAGCGCGCGATCACCCGCTGGGGCCGTGGCCGCGTGGTCGTGCCGAGTGCCGCCGTCGCGGCGTACGCCGTCGAGCACGTCGGGCTGCCCCCCGGGATCGTCGACGTCGTGCCCAACGGCGTCGACCCGCGCCGGTTCGGGGGTCATCGATCGACGACCGGGGACCCGGTCGCCGTCTGGGTCGGCGTCCTGGCCCCGGTGAAGCGGGTGGACCTCTTGCTCGACGCCGTCGCCGCGGTGCCGCGCCTGCGCCTGCTCGTCGTGGGCGACGGGCCCTTGCGCGGCGAGGTCGAGCGACGGTGCGAGGCATCGGACCTGGCCGGGCGCGTGGAGCTGGCCGGTTGGGTCGACGACCCGGCCGCGTCGCTCGCGTCCGCGGACCTCTACGCCCTCACCTCCGACGCCGAGAACTGCCCGCTGTCCCTGCTCGAGGCCATGGCCACCGGGCTGCCCGTCGTCGCGACCACCGTCGGCGGGGTGCCTGAGGTCGTCCGCGACGGCGTGGATGGGCTCCTCTGCCCGGCCGGCGACGTCGGGGCCGTCGCCGGCGCGCTGGGGCGCCTGACCGCCGAGCCGTACCTCCGGACGATGTTCGGCGCGGCCGCCCGCGAGCGGATCCTCGACGGCTACACCCTCGACCACTGCGTCGACGGACTGCTCGCCACCTATGCCGCGAGCCGGGGCGGTGCCTGA